One stretch of Amycolatopsis tolypomycina DNA includes these proteins:
- a CDS encoding GNAT family N-acetyltransferase, with protein MSDFEIRTLDTEEHRAVSNLFRETVHMPPSDDAEWVYAARYYQPGGALGAFDPELIGTARLFDAELTVPGGARRPTVGVTSVGVRADRTRRGVLRALMTAQLEDCAARGVVFANLLASEAGIYGRFGYGLATRCRSYRVDARRARLRPDAPAGGDLELLDLDRALEVCPGVYDGLERRPGMMSRPEVLWRLYEMQLRRHTTPAKAVVHHGPGGPDGFAVYHVEGATAHPWTTTLEVSDLFAGSATAYAGLWRFLLGIDLVDRVAAESRPLDDPIELLLADHRSGKVEGISDEHWLRLVDVGEALSARAYGHADPVVVEVTDPLLPGNSGAYLITPDGAGRTDRPAGLRMDVTTLAMIYLGTWTPSALADAGRIEVRDPAAPAAADLLFGTRVAAWSGSYF; from the coding sequence ATGAGCGACTTCGAGATCCGGACCCTGGACACCGAGGAGCACCGGGCGGTGAGCAACCTGTTCCGGGAGACCGTGCACATGCCGCCGTCCGACGACGCCGAATGGGTGTACGCGGCGCGGTACTACCAGCCCGGTGGCGCGCTCGGGGCGTTCGATCCGGAGCTCATCGGCACAGCGCGGCTGTTCGACGCGGAGCTGACGGTGCCCGGTGGGGCGCGCCGGCCGACGGTGGGTGTCACCTCCGTGGGAGTGCGTGCCGACCGCACCCGGCGGGGTGTGCTGCGGGCGTTGATGACGGCGCAGCTGGAGGACTGCGCCGCGCGCGGGGTGGTGTTCGCGAACCTGCTCGCGTCCGAAGCCGGGATCTACGGCCGGTTCGGCTACGGCCTGGCGACGCGGTGCCGCAGCTACCGCGTGGACGCGCGCCGGGCGCGGCTGCGGCCGGACGCCCCGGCGGGCGGGGACCTGGAGCTGCTGGACCTGGACCGGGCCCTCGAGGTCTGTCCCGGTGTGTACGACGGCCTCGAGCGCCGGCCGGGGATGATGTCCCGGCCCGAGGTGCTGTGGCGGCTCTACGAGATGCAGCTGCGGCGGCACACCACGCCGGCGAAGGCGGTCGTGCACCACGGCCCCGGCGGGCCGGACGGGTTCGCGGTCTACCACGTCGAGGGGGCGACGGCGCACCCGTGGACCACGACGCTGGAGGTGTCGGACCTGTTCGCCGGCTCGGCGACGGCGTACGCGGGACTGTGGCGGTTCCTGCTCGGCATCGACCTGGTGGACCGGGTCGCCGCCGAGTCGCGGCCGCTCGACGATCCGATCGAGCTGCTGCTGGCCGACCACCGCAGCGGGAAGGTCGAGGGGATCTCCGACGAGCACTGGCTCCGGCTCGTCGACGTCGGCGAGGCTCTGTCCGCGCGGGCGTACGGGCACGCCGACCCGGTGGTCGTCGAGGTGACGGACCCGCTGCTGCCCGGCAACAGCGGCGCCTACCTGATCACCCCGGACGGCGCCGGGCGCACGGACCGCCCGGCCGGGCTCCGGATGGACGTCACCACACTGGCCATGATCTACCTCGGCACCTGGACGCCGTCGGCGCTGGCGGACGCGGGCCGGATCGAGGTGCGTGACCCGGCCGCGCCGGCGGCCGCGGACCTGCTCTTCGGCACGCGCGTCGCGGCCTGGAGCGGCAGCTACTTCTGA
- a CDS encoding M24 family metallopeptidase yields the protein MSRRSLHTPAPDAAALRVRLDRARAAAAAAGTDALLIAPGSDLRYLLGQAGGSFERLTTLVVPAEGTPALVVPKLEAPGYADVPTDDLGVELLTWVDGDDPYKLVADRLGKPGRVAVSDFTPALHVLALRAALGTAEQTLAGPVVRELRMRKDAAEIASLREAGAAIDRVHARVHEWLRPGRTEAEVGADIAAAIVEEGHVQADFVIVGSGPNGASPHHDVSERVIEKGDVVVVDIGGPLPAGYNSDSTRTYAVGTPRDADVAETYAVLQRAQAAAVAAVKPGVTAEAVDAAARDVIAEAGFGEYFIHRTGHGIGLDVHEEPYIIAGNALPLEPGMAFSVEPGIYQPGRWGARIEDIVIVTEDGVESVNNQPHELVVLDA from the coding sequence ATGTCGCGCCGATCCCTTCACACTCCCGCTCCCGATGCCGCCGCCCTGCGGGTGCGGCTGGACCGTGCCCGTGCCGCCGCGGCTGCCGCGGGTACCGATGCCCTGCTGATCGCGCCCGGCTCCGACCTGCGGTACCTGCTCGGGCAGGCCGGGGGGTCCTTCGAGCGGCTCACCACCCTCGTCGTCCCCGCCGAGGGCACGCCCGCGCTCGTCGTGCCGAAGCTGGAAGCGCCCGGGTACGCCGACGTCCCCACCGATGACCTCGGCGTCGAACTCCTCACCTGGGTCGACGGCGACGACCCCTACAAGCTCGTCGCCGACCGGCTCGGCAAGCCCGGCCGCGTTGCCGTCAGCGACTTCACTCCCGCCTTGCACGTGCTCGCGCTGCGGGCCGCCCTCGGCACCGCCGAGCAGACCCTCGCCGGGCCCGTGGTCCGGGAGCTGCGGATGCGCAAGGATGCCGCCGAGATCGCGTCGCTGCGCGAGGCCGGCGCGGCGATCGACCGGGTGCACGCCCGGGTCCACGAGTGGCTGCGGCCGGGCCGGACCGAGGCGGAGGTCGGCGCCGACATCGCCGCGGCCATCGTCGAAGAGGGGCACGTCCAGGCGGACTTCGTGATCGTCGGCTCCGGGCCGAACGGGGCCAGCCCGCACCACGACGTCTCCGAGCGCGTCATCGAAAAGGGTGACGTCGTGGTCGTCGACATCGGCGGGCCGCTGCCGGCCGGCTACAACTCCGACTCCACCCGCACCTACGCCGTCGGCACCCCGCGCGACGCCGACGTGGCCGAGACCTACGCCGTGCTGCAGCGGGCCCAGGCCGCCGCGGTGGCCGCCGTCAAGCCGGGTGTCACCGCCGAGGCCGTGGACGCCGCCGCGCGGGACGTCATCGCCGAGGCGGGCTTCGGGGAGTACTTCATCCACCGGACCGGCCACGGCATCGGCCTGGACGTGCACGAGGAGCCGTACATCATCGCCGGGAACGCGCTGCCGCTGGAGCCGGGCATGGCCTTCAGCGTCGAGCCGGGCATCTACCAGCCGGGCCGGTGGGGCGCCCGGATCGAGGACATCGTGATCGTCACCGAAGACGGCGTCGAGTCCGTCAACAACCAGCCGCACGAGCTCGTCGTGCTGGACGCATGA
- a CDS encoding DUF4333 domain-containing protein: MSTPYGGNDPQQPQYGQQPGGAYPPSGPQEQPQWGQPQQPSYDPNQQQPPNQQQPWGQPQQPQHPQQWGQQPGGYAPPQQPQWGQQPPPYGQQPGGGYPQSGPQAQPQYGQQPGGAYPQSGPQAQPQYGQQPPGGQYDYGQQFPGAGAPEGEQPAKSKKGLLIGVVAAIAAVAVFLVLGFVAPGFLKTQVFNNTQMQTDVQKLLTETYKIDGVTGVTCPAEQKVEDGAKFECTATIAGKPQQVPITVKGDGGNYEVSPPVAK; this comes from the coding sequence ATGAGCACGCCGTATGGCGGCAACGACCCACAGCAGCCCCAGTACGGGCAGCAGCCGGGCGGCGCGTACCCGCCGAGCGGCCCGCAGGAGCAGCCGCAGTGGGGGCAGCCGCAACAGCCTTCCTACGACCCGAACCAGCAGCAACCCCCGAACCAGCAACAGCCGTGGGGCCAGCCGCAGCAGCCCCAGCACCCGCAGCAGTGGGGGCAGCAGCCGGGCGGCTACGCCCCGCCGCAGCAGCCGCAGTGGGGCCAGCAGCCGCCGCCCTACGGGCAGCAGCCCGGCGGTGGGTATCCGCAGAGCGGGCCGCAGGCCCAGCCGCAGTACGGGCAGCAGCCCGGTGGGGCGTACCCGCAGAGCGGGCCCCAGGCGCAGCCGCAGTACGGGCAGCAGCCGCCGGGCGGCCAGTACGACTACGGCCAGCAGTTCCCCGGTGCGGGCGCCCCGGAGGGTGAGCAGCCGGCGAAGTCGAAGAAGGGCCTGCTGATCGGGGTCGTCGCGGCGATCGCGGCGGTGGCGGTGTTCCTCGTGCTCGGGTTCGTCGCGCCGGGGTTCCTGAAGACGCAGGTCTTCAACAACACCCAGATGCAGACCGACGTGCAGAAGCTGCTGACCGAGACCTACAAGATCGACGGCGTCACCGGCGTCACCTGTCCCGCCGAGCAGAAGGTGGAGGACGGCGCGAAGTTCGAGTGCACCGCCACGATCGCCGGCAAGCCGCAGCAGGTGCCGATCACGGTGAAGGGTGACGGCGGGAACTACGAGGTTTCCCCGCCGGTCGCCAAGTAG
- a CDS encoding 5'-3' exonuclease, whose product MTGSLALLDSASLYFRAFFALPDSMRAADGTQVNAVRGFADTIARILTDRRPARLVCCLDADWRPKFRTDLLPSYKAHRVAEETGGDAPDVEEVPDTLTPQVPIILDLLEAFGFATAEAAGYEADDVIGALATREKAAPVEVITGDRDLFQLVRAEPTPTSVIYVGKGWAKAEILGPAEIAERYSLPLDTAGPAYADMAALRGDPSDGLPGVAGIGEKTAAKLITQFGSLEALVEAGETGDSALPLKTRLRLKDAADYLAVAPTVVRVAVDAPVEQSRPDTVPATPADPERVAELAERWNLGNSVERLLKALPGA is encoded by the coding sequence GTGACCGGATCCCTTGCCCTGCTCGACTCCGCGAGCCTCTACTTCCGCGCCTTCTTCGCCCTGCCCGACTCCATGCGGGCCGCCGACGGCACTCAGGTCAACGCCGTGCGCGGGTTCGCCGACACCATCGCGCGGATCCTCACCGACCGGCGGCCCGCGCGGCTGGTCTGCTGCCTGGATGCCGACTGGCGACCGAAGTTCCGGACCGATCTGCTGCCCAGCTACAAGGCGCACCGGGTCGCCGAAGAAACCGGCGGCGACGCGCCCGACGTCGAGGAGGTGCCCGACACCCTCACCCCGCAGGTGCCGATCATCCTCGACCTGCTCGAAGCCTTCGGGTTCGCCACCGCCGAAGCCGCCGGCTACGAGGCCGACGACGTCATCGGCGCGCTCGCCACCCGCGAAAAGGCCGCCCCGGTCGAGGTCATCACCGGCGACCGGGACCTCTTCCAGCTCGTGCGCGCCGAACCCACACCGACCTCGGTCATCTACGTCGGCAAGGGCTGGGCCAAGGCCGAAATCCTCGGGCCTGCCGAAATCGCCGAACGGTACAGCCTGCCCCTCGACACCGCCGGGCCCGCCTACGCCGACATGGCCGCCCTGCGCGGCGACCCCTCCGACGGCCTGCCCGGCGTCGCCGGCATCGGCGAGAAGACCGCCGCCAAGCTCATCACGCAGTTCGGCTCGCTCGAAGCGCTCGTCGAGGCGGGCGAAACCGGCGACTCCGCCCTCCCGCTCAAGACCCGGCTGCGTCTGAAGGACGCCGCCGACTACCTCGCCGTCGCCCCGACCGTGGTCCGGGTGGCCGTCGACGCGCCGGTCGAGCAGTCCCGGCCCGACACCGTCCCCGCGACGCCCGCCGACCCCGAGCGGGTCGCCGAGCTGGCCGAACGGTGGAACCTCGGCAACTCCGTCGAACGGCTGCTCAAGGCCCTGCCCGGCGCCTAG
- a CDS encoding GNAT family N-acetyltransferase, which translates to MTAFDVRPITEEERRSTFDVLRRALHTQRVTDERWARVGESWPAAHKFGAFEGSSPIGIVSSYDTELAVPGGRTLPVAAVEGVGVRPDRTRRGVLTAMMAAQLADFAARGMPLAVLHASEPTIYGRFGYGSAALGKTLRVARPAARLHERVAAGGEVRLLSPEEAVKEIPGLYRRIGLHRPGMIGRPEQWWPISHDRPVVDGEHLVAVHSGPDGDDGFVVYATVSRRRFEAPDDGAVLDVHDLHAANPRARAALWRYLLSVDLVSGVHARFRPVDEPLALMLTDHRHAATLAVEDDLWLRPVDVAAALAGRTYGTAGPVVLAVTDRQLTANTGHYEVGPDGARRTDAAADLALDVDTLGMLYLGHWSATTLAEAGRVDVRDPAAPGRADELFTTRTAPWCGTHF; encoded by the coding sequence ATGACCGCCTTCGACGTTCGCCCGATCACCGAGGAAGAGCGGCGCAGCACGTTCGACGTGCTGCGCCGCGCGTTGCACACCCAGCGCGTCACCGACGAGCGCTGGGCGCGGGTCGGGGAGTCCTGGCCCGCGGCGCACAAGTTCGGTGCGTTCGAGGGCAGCAGCCCGATCGGGATCGTCAGCTCCTACGACACCGAGCTCGCCGTCCCGGGCGGGCGGACACTGCCGGTGGCGGCGGTGGAGGGCGTCGGGGTCCGGCCCGACCGGACCCGCCGCGGGGTGCTGACCGCGATGATGGCCGCGCAATTGGCCGACTTCGCCGCGCGGGGAATGCCGCTGGCCGTCCTGCACGCCAGCGAACCGACGATCTACGGCCGGTTCGGCTACGGGTCGGCCGCGCTCGGCAAGACCCTGCGGGTGGCGCGGCCGGCGGCTCGGCTGCACGAGCGCGTCGCGGCCGGCGGCGAGGTCCGGCTGCTCTCGCCGGAGGAGGCGGTGAAGGAGATTCCCGGGCTGTACCGGCGGATCGGGCTGCACCGGCCGGGCATGATCGGGCGTCCGGAGCAGTGGTGGCCGATCTCGCACGACCGGCCGGTGGTCGACGGCGAGCACCTCGTCGCGGTCCACAGTGGACCGGACGGCGACGACGGCTTCGTCGTGTACGCCACGGTCAGCAGGCGGCGGTTCGAGGCGCCGGACGACGGCGCGGTGCTGGACGTGCACGACCTGCACGCCGCGAACCCCCGGGCGCGGGCCGCGCTGTGGCGGTACCTGCTGTCGGTGGACCTGGTTTCCGGGGTGCACGCCCGCTTCCGCCCGGTCGACGAGCCACTGGCCCTGATGCTGACCGACCACCGGCACGCGGCCACCCTCGCCGTCGAGGACGACCTGTGGCTGCGGCCGGTCGACGTTGCGGCGGCGCTCGCCGGCCGCACCTACGGCACGGCAGGCCCGGTGGTGCTGGCGGTGACCGACCGGCAGCTGACGGCCAACACCGGGCACTACGAGGTCGGCCCGGACGGCGCCCGGCGCACCGACGCGGCCGCGGACCTGGCCCTCGACGTCGACACCCTCGGCATGCTCTACCTCGGCCACTGGAGCGCGACGACGCTGGCGGAGGCGGGCCGCGTCGACGTCCGCGACCCGGCGGCGCCCGGGCGAGCCGACGAGCTGTTCACCACGCGGACCGCACCGTGGTGCGGCACGCACTTCTAG
- a CDS encoding Lrp/AsnC family transcriptional regulator yields MTTGGLEPLDQSIVQELAADGRRSFTDLAERVGLSVSAVHQRVRRLEQRGVILGYTARLDGEQIGLPLTALISLTPNDPAAPDDYPQRIQHIKEIESCYSVAGDESYILLVRVQSPLALEDLLRRIREAAKVSTRTTVVLSTPFEGRSPTF; encoded by the coding sequence ATGACCACCGGCGGCCTGGAGCCGCTGGACCAGTCGATCGTCCAGGAGCTCGCGGCGGACGGGCGGCGCAGCTTCACCGACCTCGCCGAGCGCGTCGGGCTGTCGGTGTCGGCGGTGCACCAGCGGGTGCGCCGCCTCGAGCAGCGCGGGGTCATCCTCGGCTACACCGCCCGGCTCGACGGCGAGCAGATCGGCCTCCCGCTGACGGCGCTGATCTCGCTGACGCCCAACGACCCGGCGGCGCCGGACGACTACCCGCAGCGGATCCAGCACATCAAGGAGATCGAGTCGTGCTACTCGGTGGCCGGCGACGAGTCCTACATCCTGCTAGTGCGCGTCCAGTCGCCGCTGGCGCTGGAGGACCTGCTGCGGCGGATCCGGGAGGCCGCCAAGGTGTCGACGCGCACGACGGTGGTGCTGTCCACTCCGTTCGAGGGACGTTCGCCCACGTTCTGA